A portion of the Flavobacterium limnophilum genome contains these proteins:
- a CDS encoding S8 family serine peptidase, whose amino-acid sequence MKKIIIFLFLVSSFVGFSQEDAWVYFKDKPGSQAYFDNPLTMLSQRALDRRTNQGIALDGKDVPVYQPYVDQIIAATGITVKAKSKWMNCVHVRGSQVDITALTSLYFVEKVDFANRSISASKISATKLGKTKALNKTVLSATTFNYGNSANQIQMLNGHLLHQSNYTGSGKIIAVLDAGFPGVNTTSPFARLRNNNQILGGYDYVNRNANYYTGASHGTSVLSLMGGYVDNALIGTAPDASYYLFITEDDTSENPVEESNWVEAAEEADRLGVDIITTSLGYTTFDNPNYDLTYSDLNGTTAFISKGVDIAFSRGMVCVVSAGNEGNDPWHYVSAPADAVNALAIGAVKADETYASFSSYGPTSDGRVKPDVTAQGQNPYVSDASGNIINKDSGTSYSGPIVAGMVACLWQALPTKTNQQIKQLIMQSADRYAAPTVQYGYGIPDFSLAVANGLSVASFSNNDFTVYPNPATDSISVTLNEGFNSGNIVFYTILGQKVLEEKITTTSSVISIKSLSKGTYLYNILSNGFAKSGKIVKE is encoded by the coding sequence ATGAAAAAAATAATTATTTTTCTGTTCTTGGTTTCCAGCTTTGTCGGATTTTCACAAGAAGATGCTTGGGTGTATTTTAAAGACAAACCCGGTTCGCAAGCCTATTTTGACAATCCATTGACAATGCTTTCGCAAAGAGCTTTGGACAGAAGAACGAATCAAGGAATCGCTTTGGACGGTAAAGACGTTCCTGTTTATCAACCTTATGTCGACCAAATTATTGCTGCAACCGGAATTACCGTTAAAGCCAAATCCAAATGGATGAATTGTGTTCACGTTCGCGGTTCTCAAGTAGATATTACTGCACTAACCTCATTGTATTTTGTGGAAAAAGTTGATTTTGCCAATCGTTCTATCAGTGCCAGTAAAATCAGTGCAACAAAACTGGGTAAAACTAAGGCGTTAAACAAAACCGTGTTAAGCGCAACTACGTTTAATTACGGCAATTCTGCCAATCAAATTCAAATGCTCAACGGGCATTTATTGCACCAATCCAATTATACGGGTTCTGGAAAAATAATTGCCGTATTAGATGCTGGTTTTCCTGGGGTTAATACCACTTCTCCTTTTGCCAGATTAAGAAACAATAATCAAATTCTTGGTGGATATGACTATGTAAATAGAAATGCCAACTATTATACAGGAGCTTCACACGGGACTTCAGTACTTTCTTTGATGGGAGGATATGTTGATAATGCCCTCATTGGAACTGCTCCAGATGCTTCCTATTATTTATTCATCACGGAAGACGATACTTCCGAAAATCCGGTTGAAGAATCGAATTGGGTCGAAGCAGCCGAAGAAGCAGACAGGTTGGGGGTCGATATTATTACCACTTCCTTGGGTTATACCACGTTTGATAATCCGAATTATGATCTGACTTACAGTGATTTGAATGGGACAACTGCTTTTATTTCAAAAGGAGTCGATATCGCTTTCAGTCGCGGAATGGTTTGCGTGGTGTCGGCAGGAAATGAAGGAAATGATCCTTGGCATTATGTTTCTGCACCCGCAGACGCCGTAAATGCATTGGCAATCGGAGCCGTAAAAGCGGATGAAACCTATGCCAGTTTTAGCTCGTATGGACCAACTTCTGATGGAAGGGTTAAACCCGATGTGACTGCTCAAGGGCAAAATCCTTATGTTTCCGATGCTTCGGGAAATATTATCAACAAAGATAGCGGAACTTCCTATTCAGGTCCGATTGTTGCGGGAATGGTAGCTTGTTTATGGCAAGCTTTACCCACAAAAACGAATCAACAAATCAAGCAACTAATCATGCAATCGGCGGATAGATATGCAGCGCCAACCGTTCAGTATGGCTATGGAATTCCCGACTTTAGCTTGGCTGTTGCCAATGGATTGTCAGTTGCTTCTTTTTCTAATAATGATTTTACGGTGTATCCAAATCCGGCCACTGATTCCATTTCTGTTACTTTAAATGAAGGATTTAACTCTGGAAATATTGTCTTTTATACTATTTTGGGACAAAAAGTCTTGGAAGAAAAAATAACAACTACATCTTCCGTTATTTCGATAAAATCCTTGAGCAAAGGGACTTATTTATATAACATACTATCGAATGGTTTTGCCAAGAGTGGAAAAATTGTAAAAGAGTAA
- the mnmA gene encoding tRNA 2-thiouridine(34) synthase MnmA, which yields MKRVVVGLSGGVDSSVAAYLLQQQGYEVIGLFMKNWHDDSVTISNECPWLEDSNDALLVAEKLGIPFQTVDLSEEYKEKIVDYMFNEYEKGRTPNPDVLCNREIKFDVFMKIALSLGADYVATGHYCRKGETEINGEKVYQLLAGADTNKDQSYFLCQLSQEQLAKSLFPIGELTKPQVREIALELDLVTAEKKDSQGLCFIGKVRLPEFLQQKLQPKDGVIYQIDKSNPVYTIEKPESLSVEEALIFDAQKIEYTPEMGKVVGKHQGAHYFTTGQRKGLNVGGTTDPLFIISTNVKTNSIYTGLTSQHPGLFRKALFIEKSEVHWIRTDLALANGETMEVMARIRYRQPLQKATLHQFENGMYVAFEEPQSAITEGQFVAWYLDDELVGSGVIA from the coding sequence ATGAAACGTGTAGTTGTTGGGCTTTCAGGTGGTGTAGATTCGAGTGTTGCAGCTTATTTATTGCAGCAACAAGGCTATGAAGTCATAGGTCTTTTTATGAAAAATTGGCACGACGATTCCGTTACGATTTCTAACGAATGTCCCTGGCTCGAAGACAGTAACGATGCTTTGTTGGTTGCCGAGAAATTGGGGATTCCTTTCCAAACCGTAGATTTAAGCGAAGAATACAAAGAAAAAATCGTGGACTATATGTTCAACGAATACGAAAAAGGGCGAACTCCAAACCCAGACGTGCTTTGTAACCGCGAAATAAAATTCGATGTTTTCATGAAAATCGCTTTAAGCCTCGGTGCCGATTATGTGGCAACGGGTCATTATTGCCGAAAAGGAGAAACAGAAATCAACGGCGAAAAAGTATACCAACTTTTGGCTGGAGCCGATACAAACAAAGACCAATCGTATTTTCTGTGTCAATTATCGCAAGAACAATTGGCAAAATCCTTGTTTCCAATAGGGGAATTAACAAAACCTCAAGTCCGAGAAATCGCTCTGGAATTGGATTTGGTTACCGCCGAAAAGAAAGATTCGCAAGGATTGTGTTTCATTGGAAAAGTAAGATTGCCCGAGTTTTTGCAACAAAAATTACAACCTAAAGACGGAGTGATTTATCAAATCGATAAAAGCAATCCTGTTTATACTATAGAAAAACCAGAAAGTCTTTCTGTTGAAGAAGCCTTGATTTTCGATGCCCAAAAAATAGAGTACACTCCAGAAATGGGAAAAGTCGTGGGCAAACATCAAGGCGCACATTATTTCACGACAGGACAACGAAAAGGCCTCAACGTTGGAGGAACAACCGATCCTTTGTTTATCATTTCCACCAATGTGAAAACCAATTCTATTTACACAGGATTGACCAGTCAGCATCCGGGCTTGTTCCGAAAAGCGTTGTTCATCGAAAAGTCCGAAGTGCATTGGATTCGCACTGATTTGGCTTTGGCCAATGGCGAAACGATGGAAGTAATGGCACGAATTCGCTACCGTCAACCCTTGCAAAAAGCGACTTTGCACCAATTCGAAAACGGAATGTACGTGGCTTTCGAAGAGCCACAATCCGCCATCACCGAAGGACAATTCGTGGCTTGGTATTTGGACGATGAATTAGTGGGTTCTGGAGTTATTGCTTAA
- a CDS encoding toxin-antitoxin system YwqK family antitoxin has product MLFLFFCQTLLSQTDFNKLDEKGKKHGLWKGVYTNTKNPKYEGTFEHGKEVGTFTFFDNTKTKRVIATREFNPKDNSAYTIVYDQLKNKVSEGKVVNKLSEGLWTYYHKASKVIMATENYTKGKLEGLRTVFYPNGKIAEEIVYKNNLKNGVYKRYTESGIIIEESNYKNNEYDGLAIFRDPDDGNIVSKGKFVNGKKMGVWQFFNKGKLVKEENMSFQQATSKAKTK; this is encoded by the coding sequence ATGTTGTTTCTCTTTTTTTGCCAAACCCTGCTGTCGCAAACCGATTTCAATAAATTAGACGAAAAAGGCAAGAAACACGGACTTTGGAAAGGGGTTTACACCAATACCAAAAACCCAAAATACGAAGGCACTTTCGAACACGGAAAAGAAGTGGGAACTTTTACTTTCTTTGACAACACCAAAACAAAAAGAGTCATTGCCACCAGGGAATTCAACCCCAAAGACAATTCGGCCTACACAATTGTTTATGACCAACTCAAAAATAAAGTGAGCGAAGGCAAGGTGGTCAACAAGTTGTCCGAAGGGCTATGGACGTATTACCATAAAGCATCAAAAGTGATTATGGCAACCGAAAATTACACCAAAGGAAAACTCGAAGGCTTGCGCACCGTTTTTTATCCAAACGGAAAAATTGCCGAAGAAATAGTATATAAAAACAACCTGAAAAATGGAGTTTACAAGCGTTATACCGAGTCGGGAATAATAATAGAAGAATCCAATTACAAGAACAATGAATACGATGGATTGGCCATTTTCAGGGATCCAGACGACGGAAATATTGTTTCCAAAGGAAAATTTGTCAATGGGAAAAAAATGGGTGTTTGGCAATTTTTTAATAAAGGAAAATTGGTAAAGGAAGAGAATATGAGTTTTCAGCAAGCCACTTCAAAGGCAAAAACGAAATAG